The following coding sequences lie in one Sorghum bicolor cultivar BTx623 chromosome 6, Sorghum_bicolor_NCBIv3, whole genome shotgun sequence genomic window:
- the LOC110436283 gene encoding uncharacterized protein LOC110436283 yields MVGLGHHGAGVGAHGQGKRLGGRDPAERRAAVADGDVEAVVVEREEVRVADADLERGGYGDGDGGARHDGDVREAEAGEGDVRVGGPEEEAREREEEEERGEAGADAAAAAAAAESRAEIRDVRS; encoded by the exons ATGGTCGGCCTAGGTCACCATGGCGCCGGCGTAGGTGCCCATGGTCAGGGGAAGCG CCTTGGCGGACGTGACCCGGCCGAGCGGCGCGCCGCGGTAGCCGATGGCGACGTCGAGGCGGTTGTAGTCGAGCGCGAAGAAGTCCGGGTTGCGGACGCGGACCTTGAGCGCGGCGGATATGGTGACGGCGACGGCGGGGCGCGCCACGACGGAGACGTGCGCGAGGCGGAGGCGGGCGAGGGAGACGTCCGGGTCGGCGGGCCAGAGGAGGAAGCCCGCGAGcgtgaggaggaggaagagcgcGGTGAGGCAGGGGCCGATGCCGCagcagcggccgccgccgcggagaGTAGGGCGGAGATTAGAGAtgtaaggtcgtga
- the LOC110436687 gene encoding uncharacterized protein LOC110436687, translating to MGNKVPANTYRAKKLIRPVAMKLRKFDACPNHCILYRGKENENMTSCPHCGASRYKRNAGCRVDKDDDVALRGGPKRKKGAKNSSAAANRISSQQDEEEEGYTRRKSPALSLWYLPVTDRLRALFGNPEDAKLMSWHASADRKKDDGMLRHPSDGQQWKDFDKAYPKFGKDPRNVRLALSTDGMNPFGELSSSHSTWPVVLTVYNLPSHLCQRRKYLMLTMLISGPKQPGNDIDVFLEPLMEEMQELFDVGVEMIDASRKEKFTLKAIIIVTITDYPGLFSLSGQIKGKTGCVVCIDGTCYTYLQGSHKMVYMRHRRFLVKKHRYRRRDGEGYGSHRVWQEEEEGTRRRGDKTDKEAKARHEGGRHTACPFQEEIDFLQVPVILENPENTPCH from the exons ATGGGTAACAAGGTCCCCGCAAATACCTACCGTGCGAAGAAGTTGATTCGTCCAGTTGCGATGAAACTTAGAAAGTTTGATGCCTGCCCCAACCACTGCATCCTGTATCGAGGCAAGGAGAATGAGAATATGACGAGCTGTCCGCACTGCGGCGCCAGTCGCTACAAGAGGAATGCTGGATGTCGTGTGGACAAAGACGACGATGTGGCCTTACGGGGTGGTCCGAAGAGGAAGAAGGGGGCCAAGAATAGCAGTGCCGCAGCCAATCGCATCTCATCTCAGCAggatgaggaagaagagggTTACACGAGGAGGAAAAGTCCAGCACTATCGTTGTGGTACCTGCCTGTGACCGACCGCTTGCGTGCACTAttcgggaacccagaggatgccaAGCTCATGTCCTGGCATGCATCAGCTGACCGCAAGAAGGATGATGGCATGCTGCGGCACCCATCCGATGGCCAACAGTGGAAAGATTTTGACAAGGCATACCCGAAATTTGGTAAGGATCCTAGGAACGTTCGGCTCGCGCTGAGTACTGACGGGATGAACCCTTTTGGTGAGCTTAGCAGCTCGCACAGCACCTGGCCGGTTGTACTCACCGTCTACAACCTACCTTCCCATCTGTGTCAAAGGCGAAAGTATCTTATGCTGACCATGCTTATCTCAGGACCGAAGCAGCCTGGTAACGATATCGATGTCTTCCTAGAGCCGTTGATGGAAGAAATGCAGGAGTTATTTGATGTTGGGGTAGAGATGATTGATGCATCCCGCAAAGAGAAGTTCACCCTAAAAGCCATCATCATTGTAACCATCACCGATTACCCCGGTCTGTTCTCACTATCAGGGCAGATCAAAGGGAAGACCGGCTGCGTAGTGTGCATCGACGGGACCTGCTACACTTATCTCCAGGGATCTCACAAGAtggtgtacatgaggcatagaCGGTTCCTCGTCAAGAAGCACAGGTACAGAAGAA GAGATGGTGAAGGATATGGATCACATAGAGTttggcaagaagaagaagaaggtacCAGAAGAAGAGGGGACAAAACAGACAAGGAAGCGAAAGCGAGACACGAAGGAGGACGCCACACCGCCTGTCCCTTTCAAGAAGAAATTGATTTTCTTCAAGTACCTGTCATACTGGAAAACCCTGAAAACACCCCATGCCATTGA
- the LOC8056943 gene encoding formin-like protein 18 → MRWPRSKFRWLLSACLICLLLQLVGAIRTSLFWPPACLPSPAIPIEEDEPVEQLWRSCALDLRIPQDVRNKSHYSLLFNTISNSYRKNDKKSSPQKISIGEAITATLSPAEVANTFLDCLNKHNFPFSDHGLQKQQEETRSLLPNTSSVNLPFAMKRRRLLEEDSAIAPPQPKAKRAIRNVLSSEPEAHPLVATVKKSGKTEPKHKSKDNSGTIIAGLSVACVALVALIGLCCCACRGSEDPESSYDDKPLLSLNMSDLSGSSRKSCSTPIDVNRLGALSINSSETNSSEPQRKEFKMPPIKAAVREMSMKSEFERRSNVQAMKLSSHEITTIAGRPAAFTNSQDVKPAAVPSSNASESAGEPAAGPAPPPPPPPPGPPLPKPPAPPSAPAPPAPAPSAPAPSAPAPPAPPPPKMPTAAGSSNPPPPGPPPPPAPSPAAGPGPPPPPSRAGPGPPPPPGRAGAGPPPPAMPGGPKARGPPPLKKAGNVAGPPVDNKTKLKPFFWDKVTANPDQAMVWDQIKAGSFQFNEAEIESLFGCHAIDKKNADGKKDLAAKDTPQLVRILDAKKAQNLAISLKALSVSAEEVRNAVMEGHELPIDLIQTLIRWTPTSDEELRLRLYTGELTQLGPAEQFLRTIIDIPYLYQRLDVLLFMTTLPEEAANAEQSFKTLEVACHELRNSRLFKKLLEAVLKTGNRMNDGTFRGGAQAFKLDTLLKLSDVKGVDGKTTLLHFVVQEIIRSEGVRAVRAAKEQSNSSMSSVISDDLTEDVSDDTEHYKQLGLGVVSSLGDDLQNVRKAAILDADALTISVASLGHKLVKANEFLNTGMKSLDEDSGFHRKLAQFIEQSQVRVTQLLEEEKKLRALVRTTVDYFHGSTGKDEGLRLFVIVRDFLGILDKVCREVKEAAAKAAANNKKPSAAGSGSRGRQPSQSSSSFRDPRQQLMPAIKDRRSAAARSSSSSSDSD, encoded by the exons ATGAGGTGGCCGAGGAGCAAATTCAGATGGCTCCTCAGCGCATGCCTCATTTGTCTTCTGCTGCAGCTCGTTGGTGCGATCAGGACAAGCTTGTTCTGGCCACCAGCTTGCCTGCCGTCTCCTGCAATCCCAATAGAAGAAGATGAACCG GTGGAACAACTTTGGCGCAGTTGTGCTCTAGACTTGAGAATTCCTCAAGATGTTAGAAACAAGTCCCATTATAGCCTTCTATTCAACACCATCAGCAACTCATATAGAAAAAATGATAAGAAGTCCTCTCCTCAAAAGATCAGTATTGGGGAAGCAATCACTGCAACCTTATCACCTGCAGAAGTTGCCAATACTTTTCTGGACTGCTTAAACAAGCATAATTTCCCTTTCTCCGATCATGGGCTGCAGAAGCAGCAGGAGGAAACCAGAAGTTTGCTTCCCAACACTAGCAGCGTCAACCTGCCTTTTGCAATGAAAAGAAGACGTCTACTTGAAGAAGATTCAGCCATTGCTCCACCCCAACCTAAAGCGAAACGGGCAATAAGAAATGTTTTGTCTTCTGAACCAGAGGCTCACCCGCTAGTTGCTACTGTGAAAAAGTCTGGTAAAACAGAGCCCAAACACAAGAGCAAGGACAACAGTGGCACTATCATCGCTGGTTTGTCAGTGGCTTGTGTAGCGTTGGTGGCTCTTATAGGTCTGTGCTgctgtgcttgtcgtggtagtgaAGATCCAGAATCGTCATACGATGACAAACCGCTGCTGAGTTTGAATATGAGTGATTTATCAG GGTCTTCGCGTAAATCATGCTCTACCCCAATTGATGTCAACAGGTTGGGGGCATTGTCAATCAATTCATCAGAGACCAATTCATCAGAGCCCCAGCGTAAAGAATTTAAAATGCCTCCTATAAAGGCAGCAGTTAGAGAAATGTCAATGAAGTCAGAGTTTGAGCGACGCAGCAATGTGCAGGCGATGAAGCTAAGCTCTCATGAAATAACCACCATTGCTGGACGTCCGGCAGCCTTTACTAATTCTCAGGATGTGAAACCTGCTGCTGTTCCTTCTAGTAATGCCAGCGAAAGCGCTGGTGAACCTGCAGCTGGtccagcaccaccaccaccaccaccacctccaggTCCTCCTCTCCCAAAGCCTCCTGCACCGCCATCTGCACCAGCACCACCTGCACCAGCACCATCTGCGCCAGCACCATCTGCACCAGCACCACCAGCACCACCTCCTCCAAAGATGCCTACAGCTGCTGGTTCGAGCAATCCACCTCCACCaggaccaccaccgcctcctgctCCAAGCCCTGCAGCCGGACCAGGACCTCCACCACCGCCAAGTAGAGCTGGACCCGGACCTCCACCACCGCCAGGTAGAGCTGGAGCTGGACCGCCACCACCAGCAATGCCTGGTGGTCCAAAAGCGCGTGGGCCGCCACCGTTGAAGAAGGCAGGGAATGTTGCAGGTCCTCCCGTAGACAATAAAACAAAGCTGAAGCCATTCTTCTGGGATAAAGTTACTGCAAATCCAGATCAAGCAATGGTGTGGGATCAAATTAAAGCAGGATCCTTCCA GTTTAATGAGGCGGAGATCGAGAGCCTTTTTGGTTGTCACGCTATTGACAAGAAAAATGCTGACGGCAAAAAGGATTTAGCAGCAAAGGATACCCCTCAATTAGTAAGGATACTCGACGCTAAAAAGGCACAGAACTTAGCAATATCACTGAAGGCATTGAGTGTTTCAGCTGAAGAAGTACGTAATGCAGTTATGGAAG GGCATGAACTCCCCATTGATCTGATACAAACCTTGATAAGGTGGACTCCAACCAGCGATGAGGAGCTAAGGCTTCGGCTGTACACTGGAGAGCTCACTCAACTGGGTCCTGCGGAACAATTCTTGAGGACCATCATTGACATACCTTACCTCTACCAGCGCCTGGATGTGTTGCTTTTCATGACCACTTTACCGGAAGAAGCTGCAAATGCAGAACAGTCATTTAAAACGCTGGAG GTGGCCTGCCATGAGCTTCGGAACAGCCGTCTATTCAAGAAGCTGCTAGAGGCTGTACTCAAGACTGGCAACAGAATGAATGATGGCACCTTTCGAGGCGGGGCCCAGGCATTCAAGCTGGACACCCTCCTGAAGCTCTCAGACGTGAAGGGGGTCGATGGCAAGACGACACTGCTTCACTTTGTTGTCCAGGAGATCATTCGCTCAGAGGGCGTGCGTGCCGTGCGGGCTGCCAAAGAGCAGAGCAACAGCAGCATGTCCAGCGTGATTTCTGATGACCTCACTGAGGACGTCAGCGACGACACAGAGCACTACAAGCAGCTAGGCCTGGGTGTCGTTTCCAGCCTGGGAGATGACCTACAAAATGTGCGGAAGGCAGCAATCCTGGACGCTGATGCGCTGACCATCTCGGTGGCCAGCCTGGGGCACAAGTTGGTGAAGGCAAATGAGTTCTTGAACACGGGCATGAAGAGCTTAGACGAGGACAGTGGGTTCCATCGCAAGCTTGCCCAGTTCATTGAGCAGTCTCAGGTGCGTGTGACCCAGCTTCTGGAGGAGGAAAAGAAGCTACGGGCGCTGGTACGCACTACTGTGGACTACTTCCACGGGAGCACAGGGAAAGATGAGGGCCTGCGGTTGTTTGTCATCGTCCGCGACTTCCTGGGAATCCTGGACAAGGTTTGCAGAGAGGTGAAAGAGGCAGCTGCCAAGGCTGCTGCTAATAACAAGAAACCTTCAGCAGCAGGATCAGGATCAAGAGGAAGGCAACCGTCGCAGTCGTCTTCGTCTTTCCGCGATCCTCGACAGCAACTGATGCCCGCAATTAAAGATCGGAGGAGTGCTGCGGCACGCAGCTCTAGTTCCTCTTCTGATTCTGACTGA